One Anabaena sphaerica FACHB-251 DNA window includes the following coding sequences:
- a CDS encoding DUF29 family protein, with product MSFRNQINEDLTANLRNHLDENFSLIYSNALDYVKTKTNLTTLPELCPYTLVQVLDKNWLP from the coding sequence ATTAGTTTTCGTAATCAAATAAATGAAGATTTAACTGCTAATTTACGCAATCATCTGGATGAGAATTTTAGCTTAATTTATAGCAATGCTTTAGATTATGTCAAAACTAAAACAAATCTCACCACTTTACCTGAATTATGTCCTTATACCTTAGTTCAAGTTTTAGATAAAAACTGGTTGCCTTAA